The proteins below come from a single Caenibius sp. WL genomic window:
- a CDS encoding VOC family protein: MGNPPGGFIWYELMTTDADAAGAFYGAIIGWDVVKDPAPDPAGPDYRHIIRSDGGANGGVLQLTAQMCDAGAHPCWLPYLYVTDIDAAVASIGKDGGQVMMPPTDIGVGVIAMLTDPQGVPIYVMTPRAPADNPDATSDVFSPTAPQRVAWNELASPDLAGSKAFYARHFGFAFNEAMPMGDLGDYCFIDHGGQRLGAMMQRPDPAAPAGWLPYFRVPAIAEAKAGVEAGGGAVLMGPHEVPSGEWIIVGRDPQDAAFGLVSTQGI, translated from the coding sequence ATGGGCAATCCGCCGGGCGGCTTCATCTGGTACGAACTGATGACCACCGATGCCGATGCGGCCGGGGCCTTCTATGGCGCGATCATCGGGTGGGACGTGGTGAAAGACCCCGCACCCGATCCCGCAGGCCCCGATTACCGCCACATCATCCGCAGCGATGGCGGCGCCAACGGCGGCGTGCTGCAATTGACCGCGCAGATGTGCGATGCGGGCGCCCATCCCTGCTGGCTGCCCTATCTCTACGTCACCGATATCGATGCGGCGGTGGCCAGCATCGGCAAGGACGGCGGGCAGGTGATGATGCCGCCCACCGATATCGGGGTCGGCGTGATCGCCATGCTGACCGATCCTCAGGGCGTGCCGATCTATGTGATGACCCCGCGCGCCCCGGCGGATAATCCCGACGCCACCAGCGACGTCTTTTCCCCCACCGCGCCGCAACGCGTCGCCTGGAACGAATTGGCCAGCCCCGATCTCGCCGGGTCGAAAGCATTCTATGCCCGGCATTTCGGTTTCGCGTTCAACGAAGCGATGCCGATGGGCGATCTCGGCGATTACTGCTTCATCGACCACGGCGGGCAACGGCTCGGCGCGATGATGCAGCGCCCCGATCCCGCCGCCCCGGCCGGGTGGCTGCCCTATTTCCGCGTCCCCGCCATTGCCGAAGCCAAAGCCGGGGTCGAAGCGGGCGGCGGCGCGGTTCTGATGGGCCCGCACGAAGTACCGAGCGGCGAATGGATCATCGTCGGGCGCGATCCGCAAGACGCGGCGTTCGGCCTCGTCAGCACGCAGGGGATATGA